Proteins found in one Amycolatopsis aidingensis genomic segment:
- a CDS encoding helix-turn-helix domain-containing protein produces the protein MTAPRADGARRGVGELVREWRDRRRISQLDLSIAAEISTRHLSFVETGRSRPSREMVLRLGEYLEIPLRERNQLLLAAGYAPAYTESDLDAPGMAAVRQAVRQLLTGHEPYPAVVLDRRWNLVEGNSSVALFLEGVSPELTASPVNVLRLTLHPAGMAPQVLNLGEWRAHLLGRLRREAHATGDPFHTELLEELRGYPCAQEVPEVEVPGPGDILVPLRLRYGGQELAFFSTVATFGTPLDITLAELSIESFFPADPATAALLRARA, from the coding sequence ATGACCGCGCCGCGGGCGGACGGTGCCCGGCGCGGGGTGGGCGAGCTGGTGCGCGAGTGGCGGGATCGCCGCCGGATCAGCCAGCTCGACCTCTCCATCGCCGCGGAGATCTCGACCAGGCACCTGAGCTTCGTGGAGACCGGAAGGTCGCGGCCGAGCAGGGAGATGGTGCTGCGGCTGGGGGAGTACCTGGAGATCCCGTTGCGGGAGCGCAACCAGCTGCTGCTGGCGGCGGGTTACGCCCCCGCCTACACCGAGAGCGATCTGGACGCGCCCGGGATGGCCGCGGTGCGGCAGGCCGTGCGGCAGCTGCTCACCGGGCACGAGCCGTACCCTGCGGTGGTGCTCGACCGCAGGTGGAACCTGGTGGAGGGCAACAGCAGCGTGGCGCTGTTCCTGGAGGGGGTCTCCCCGGAGCTGACCGCGTCGCCGGTGAACGTGCTGCGCCTCACCCTGCACCCGGCCGGTATGGCGCCGCAGGTGCTGAACCTGGGGGAGTGGCGGGCGCATCTGCTCGGCAGGCTGAGGCGGGAGGCCCACGCCACCGGGGATCCGTTCCACACCGAGCTGCTCGAGGAACTGCGTGGTTACCCGTGCGCGCAGGAGGTGCCCGAGGTGGAGGTACCGGGGCCAGGCGACATCCTGGTCCCGCTCCGGCTCCGGTACGGCGGGCAGGAACTGGCCTTCTTCAGCACCGTGGCCACCTTCGGCACCCCACTGGACATCACGCTGGCCGAGCTGTCGATCGAGTCCTTCTTCCCAGCCGACCCCGCCACCGCGGCCCTGCTACGCGCCCGAGCCTGA